In Syntrophomonas wolfei subsp. wolfei str. Goettingen G311, a single window of DNA contains:
- a CDS encoding single-stranded DNA-binding protein — MLNRVILIGRLTKDPELRYTQNGTAVATFTLAVDRKYKREETDFIPIVVWAKQAENCANYLNKGSLVAIEGRIQVRTYDNQEGQRRWVTEVVAEDVRFMGKPAGSRGSTPDYADKTSKRDFDDNWSDLGREVNMDNIDLVDQHEDEDIPF; from the coding sequence ATGCTGAATCGGGTTATCTTGATTGGTCGATTGACCAAAGATCCGGAACTTCGTTATACCCAGAACGGGACTGCTGTGGCCACTTTTACATTGGCGGTTGACCGCAAGTACAAACGGGAGGAAACTGACTTTATTCCTATCGTGGTTTGGGCCAAGCAGGCGGAAAATTGTGCTAACTACCTGAACAAGGGTAGTTTGGTAGCGATTGAAGGAAGGATACAGGTTAGAACTTATGACAATCAAGAAGGACAAAGACGCTGGGTTACCGAAGTAGTGGCGGAAGATGTCCGTTTCATGGGGAAACCGGCAGGGAGTAGAGGCTCAACCCCTGACTATGCTGATAAGACCAGCAAACGAGATTTTGATGACAACTGGAGCGATTTGGGACGAGAAGTAAACATGGATAACATCGATCTGGTTGACCAGCACGAAGATGAGGATATACCTTTCTAG
- the rpsF gene encoding 30S ribosomal protein S6 yields the protein MRTYEMMFVLRPDLEEEQVLETKERLQKIIADFGGEFINAADGWGKKRLAYAIDDYVEGIYSLWYFKGKPETVDELDRIIKISENFLRHIIIRQDEK from the coding sequence ATGCGCACATACGAAATGATGTTTGTCCTCAGACCTGATTTGGAAGAAGAACAAGTTTTGGAAACCAAAGAAAGACTGCAGAAGATCATAGCCGATTTTGGCGGTGAATTCATTAATGCAGCAGACGGGTGGGGCAAAAAACGACTTGCCTATGCCATTGACGATTATGTAGAAGGTATTTATAGCCTGTGGTATTTCAAAGGCAAGCCGGAAACTGTCGATGAATTGGACAGGATTATCAAAATTTCGGAGAACTTTTTGCGCCACATCATTATTCGCCAGGATGAAAAATAA